In the Larimichthys crocea isolate SSNF chromosome XXI, L_crocea_2.0, whole genome shotgun sequence genome, one interval contains:
- the LOC104939020 gene encoding C-type lectin domain family 4 member C: protein MVWPAMTNICTAAQGTEETALMEPEEQIYVNIQEVGDYRAKHQRPRETETKPVRTDAVAREETETWSLLKVAAVCLALLCFLLLTTVIGVSVLYDRDFNQLSRDLSNQTAEKDQLLVRYQNLTKKIGTCPDGWTQFGCSCYFLSTATNTWSSSRQACLMKGADLVIIDSKREMVFLNKLKAHWKFWMGLSNSPIQRKWVWTDGRSLGTA from the exons ATGGTGTGGCCAGCCATG ACCAACATATGTACAGCTGCTCAGGGGACTGAAGAAACTGCTCTGATGGAGCCAGAAGAACAGATTTATGTCAACATTCAGGAGGTGGGTGACTACAGGGCTAAACACCAAAGACCAAGAGAAACTG AAACCAAGCCTGTGAGAACAGATGCTGTGGCAAGAGAAGAAACCGAAACCTGGTCGCTTTTGAAAGTGGCTGCAGTTTGTctggctctgctgtgtttcctcTTGCTGACCACAGTCATAGGAGTCAGTGTACTGT aTGACAGGGACTTTAACCAGCTGTCCAGAGACCTGTCAAATCAAACAGCAGAGAAAGACCAGCTCCTGGTCAGATATCAGAACCTGACTAAGAAAATCG gaACATGCCCTGATGGATGGACGCAGTTTGGTTGCAGTTGTTACTTCTTGTCTACAGCAACGAACACGTGGTCCAGTAGTAGACAGGCATGTTTAATGAAAGGAGCAGACCTGGTGATCATCGACAGCAAACGAGAGATG GTGTTTCTGAATAAGCTGAAGGCTCATTGGAAGTTTTGGATGGGTTTAAGTAATTCACCTATCCAAAGAAAGTGGGTATGGACTGACGGAAGATCACTTGGGACAGCGTAA